A genomic segment from Chitinophaga niabensis encodes:
- a CDS encoding tetratricopeptide repeat protein gives MNRRKSLFVAMLCIANGAMAQSVEDGLKDLYYGKFQTAKQNLEKAIAAKPTDDRAYYYLGIAELGLENQAGAAAAFTKGLAAVPASPLLTAGLGRIDLLSGKNAEAKQKFESASTASEGRNGDVARAIADANSEIVTGDRGYALTTMEKLLNNEGRKKKQMYTATAADYIELGDAYRFLGGENGGKAIGAYEKALELDPNNAEAVMKQGLVNYNARLLQQAVGDWTKATNMDANYAPAYFELYQFYITLKKDQYSPSNASKYLQKYVEVSDPSDKAKNEYYLAALSFLQKDYDAAINKAKALMATANDVYKTKLTHLTADAHLQKGDSLAAKAIMDERAKVLGEAKLELNDLKLLSAIYAKLKSGDSATQAQFSVQAGDYLEKYAEADTAKDAEKFRGIAEAFKGMNNYAKAAKWYGRTLAAKDNPRAIEDQFFKGIYEYYSQQYSLADSTWADFTTKYPTQANGFYWRGMSNFAVDQQAKEGKAKEPFEKYISMIKPEDEAKSKRNLTNAYTYLMLYHYNKDDKASMQPFMDKLVAIDPANETVRQVKEYLESTNKAASGGTAAKTPASKGTK, from the coding sequence ATGAACAGAAGGAAAAGTTTATTTGTCGCCATGCTCTGCATAGCCAACGGGGCCATGGCACAATCTGTGGAAGATGGTTTGAAGGATTTGTACTACGGCAAATTCCAAACCGCGAAACAGAACCTTGAAAAGGCGATTGCCGCCAAACCAACGGATGACCGCGCTTATTATTACCTCGGTATAGCTGAGCTGGGATTAGAAAACCAGGCTGGTGCAGCAGCTGCCTTCACAAAAGGTCTTGCTGCAGTACCCGCTTCTCCACTGCTGACTGCAGGTTTAGGTCGTATTGACCTCCTGAGCGGTAAAAACGCAGAAGCAAAACAAAAGTTTGAATCTGCCAGCACAGCCTCAGAAGGCCGTAATGGAGATGTTGCCCGCGCTATTGCAGATGCTAACAGTGAGATTGTTACGGGAGACCGTGGTTATGCACTGACCACTATGGAGAAGCTGCTCAATAACGAAGGCCGTAAGAAAAAACAAATGTATACCGCTACTGCGGCTGATTATATCGAGCTGGGCGATGCTTACCGTTTCCTGGGTGGCGAAAATGGCGGTAAAGCCATTGGCGCTTACGAAAAAGCCCTGGAACTGGATCCTAACAACGCTGAAGCTGTAATGAAGCAAGGGCTTGTGAACTACAACGCTCGTTTGCTGCAGCAGGCTGTAGGTGACTGGACAAAAGCAACTAACATGGATGCAAACTATGCTCCTGCTTACTTTGAGCTTTACCAGTTCTACATCACTCTGAAAAAGGACCAATACTCACCGTCAAATGCTTCTAAGTACCTGCAAAAGTATGTAGAAGTGAGTGACCCTTCTGACAAAGCAAAGAACGAATACTACCTTGCAGCCCTGTCTTTTCTCCAAAAGGATTACGATGCGGCTATCAACAAGGCTAAAGCCCTTATGGCCACTGCCAATGACGTGTATAAAACGAAGCTGACGCACCTGACCGCTGATGCTCATTTGCAAAAGGGAGATTCTCTCGCTGCAAAAGCAATAATGGATGAGCGTGCTAAGGTCTTAGGAGAGGCAAAACTCGAATTAAACGATCTGAAACTCCTGAGTGCTATTTATGCAAAATTGAAATCCGGAGATTCTGCTACCCAGGCGCAGTTCTCAGTACAGGCAGGTGATTACCTGGAGAAATATGCAGAAGCGGATACTGCAAAAGATGCAGAGAAATTCCGTGGCATTGCAGAGGCGTTCAAAGGAATGAACAATTATGCAAAAGCGGCTAAATGGTATGGTAGAACACTGGCTGCAAAAGACAACCCCCGTGCAATTGAAGACCAGTTCTTCAAAGGTATTTATGAGTATTATTCTCAGCAGTACTCTTTAGCAGATTCTACCTGGGCGGATTTCACTACCAAGTATCCTACCCAGGCAAACGGTTTTTACTGGAGAGGTATGAGCAACTTTGCAGTTGATCAGCAAGCTAAGGAAGGTAAAGCAAAAGAGCCTTTTGAAAAGTACATCTCCATGATCAAACCTGAAGATGAAGCAAAATCCAAAAGGAACCTTACCAATGCTTACACTTACCTGATGCTGTATCATTACAATAAAGATGATAAAGCATCTATGCAGCCTTTCATGGACAAACTGGTAGCTATTGACCCGGCCAACGAAACTGTTCGCCAGGTGAAGGAATATCTTGAGTCTACGAATAAAGCAGCTTCTGGTGGTACCGCCGCTAAAACGCCTGCTTCCAAAGGCACCAAATAA